The following proteins are co-located in the Periplaneta americana isolate PAMFEO1 chromosome 12, P.americana_PAMFEO1_priV1, whole genome shotgun sequence genome:
- the LOC138711274 gene encoding uncharacterized protein has product MVRTYLKKTERQQWSAESMEEAVDSVISGKMGYKKASEQFNVPSTTLERYVKKKKENPMATVDKTLGKFQCVFNTEQELELAQYLKDMQKRLFGITMKEFRRLAYQLAERNGCKHPFNKNAGMAGEDWGLGFMARHPDLSMRKPEGTSGARAMGFNKVAVSQFFALLAHVIDENKLTGAQIYNCDETGMTVVPKQHSKIIATKGQRQVGVLTSAERGNTVTVEICCSAAGNFMPPMLIYPRKRKQQEFEVGLPSGGWAEVNDSGWMTADLFLKWLKKFIAFSNAKKERPVLLLLDGHASHTKSLDVIDLARNNGVILLCFPPHCSHRLQPLDVAFMRPLSLYYEDEVRRWLRSNPGKVVTLWQVSTLFGQAFINAANMSTALKGFEKTGIWPTNMHVFSDDDFLPAATTDIPIADRALPAMNQEILETERANDIPIVPSSVRPVELTTSVDEPEPLCSEMPDTPTHKPNSLNSSFPSLSPENAMPVPKVKIGQRRVARKRGKTAILTSSPYKAQLQEAQKTKEVKQTKVKRKLLNQEKIGNSEKQSRPKPKKVRKTAEEKDEDTECFYCNELYSTSNEGWVSCVKCKQWAHNSCAGTESDDDDFVLICETCKV; this is encoded by the coding sequence CAGAAAGCATGGAAGAAGCCGTTGATTCTGTAATTAGTGGGAAAATGGGATACAAAAAAGCATCAGAACAGTTCAACGTGCCTTCAACAACTTTGGAACGTTatgtgaaaaagaaaaaggaaaatccAATGGCTACAGTTGATAAAACATTAGGAAAATTTCAGTGTGTGTTCAATACAGAGCAAGAACTTGAACTTGCACAATACCTAAAGGATATGCAAAAAAGACTTTTTGGTATAACAATGAAAGAATTCCGTAGGTTGGCATACCAGCTGGCAGAGAGAAACGGTTGCAAGCATCCTTTCAATAAGAATGCGGGAATGGCAGGAGAAGATTGGGGTCTAGGATTCATGGCTCGTCACCCTGATTTAAGCATGAGAAAACCAGAAGGCACATCGGGAGCGCGAGCAATGGGCTTCAACAAGGTTGCAGTGTCTCAATTTTTTGCGTTGTTGGCACATGtcattgatgaaaataaattaacaggGGCACAAATCTATAACTGTGATGAAACTGGCATGACCGTGGTACCTAAACAGCATTCTAAAATTATCGCAACAAAGGGGCAGCGTCAGGTTGGTGTGTTAACATCAGCAGAACGTGGCAACACAGTGACTGTTGAAATTTGTTGTTCGGCGGCTGGAAATTTTATGCCTCCCATGTTAATCTACCCTAGGAAACGGAAACAACAGGAATTTGAAGTTGGTTTACCTTCAGGAGGCTGGGCCGAAGTTAATGATTCTGGATGGATGACAGCCGATCTATTTCTGAAGTGGctgaagaaattcattgcattttCTAACGCCAAAAAGGAAAGACCTGTGCTTCTTCTTCTAGACGGTCATGCTTCACACACAAAGAGCTTGGATGTTATTGATCTAGCTCGCAACAACGGTGTTATTTTACTGTGTTTTCCTCCTCATTGCTCCCATCGGCTCCAGCCGCTGGACGTGGCATTTATGAGACCTTTGAGCTTATATTACGAGGATGAGGTGAGAAGATGGTTAAGATCGAACCCAGGAAAAGTAGTCACCTTATGGCAAGTTTCAACTCTTTTCGGACAGGCTTTCATAAACGCTGCGAACATGAGCACTGCGCTAAAAGGGTTCGAAAAGACAGGCATCTGGCCAACAAACATGCATGTCTTCTCCGATGATGATTTTCTACCGGCAGCAACGACTGATATTCCGATTGCTGACAGAGCGTTACCTGCTATGAATCAAGAAATTCTGGAAACCGAAAGAGCAAACGATATCCCAATCGTTCCCTCCTCAGTTCGGCCTGTTGAATTGACGACTTCGGTGGATGAACCGGAACCTCTGTGTTCAGAGATGCCAGATACCCCCACACATAAGCCTAATTCACTTAATTCCAGTTTCCCTTCCCTTTCCCCGGAAAATGCTATGCCGGTCCCAAAAGTGAAAATTGGTCAGAGGAGGGTAGCAAGAAAAAGAGGGAAAACAGCAATTCTCACTTCCAGCCCCTACAAAGCACAACTGCAAGAAGCACAAAAAACCAAAGAAGTGAAACAGACTAAAGTGAAAAGGAAACTGTTAAACCAAGAAAAGATAGGAAACTCAGAAAAACAATCTAGGCCTAAACCGAAAAAGGTAAGGAAAACTGcagaagaaaaagatgaagacACAGAATGTTTCTACTGCAACGAGCTTTATTCCACGTCAAATGAGGGGTGGGTGTCATGTGTAAAGTGCAAGCAATGGGCTCATAACTCGTGTGCTGGTACAGAAAGTGATGACGATGATTTCGTTCTGATTTGTGAGACGTGCAAAGTGTAA